The following nucleotide sequence is from Roseivirga sp. BDSF3-8.
TACCGATATCACTGGTGCGAGGGTCTGCAATGTGCTTTTCAAACTCCAGCCCGGGATAGCTGTATACCGCTATGCGAGCACTGTCCGAGTTTGGTGTGCTGAAGTCACCACGTGTATGCAGCAGATAATAAGGGATAAAGAGCTTGTCACCCCGTACCTTAAGGGCAGTAGGCCACGCCACCAGCGAATCGGCCCGGCGCTCGTCTATCAGGATGTTCTTAGACTCAGTGATAGACATACTCTCCGTGTTGATCACATTCAGCACGCGAGGTTCGAATCCTGCACGTGGCACACCAATACCCAGCACCGTACTGTTATCTACCAGCCCGTAATTGTATATGTCTGTTGTGAACACGAAGCGGCCTCTTTCACTTAACTGTCCGTTCTCCAGCTCATACCCAATGCACGAAGGCTCGCCGCTGCTCGTACCCGAGCTTAGTACCACGTCGCCTGCATTAAAGAAGTAACGCCAGCCGATCTGCTCCTCACCCTGACCTATAGGCGATACCGTACCCGTCATCACCGTGTCCTTTGTCACCAGTACGTCCGAGCCGCTCGGAGACTCCACCGCCACCACAAACTTACTGTCCGGAGTGTCGATCGGATCCGTAGGATCAATATTATCATCATCGCCGCAGGATGCCAGTGTCGCAGCCGCAGCCAGCATCATTAAGTAGTGTCTGTACTTCGAAAAAATCATGATATAGTCAGTGTTTATTATTTAGTATTTGGAAATGAAATAGCGTGCTTTCAGGCTAAAAGCTCTGCCTGGTTTCTGCAGGTTGAAATTGTCATATACATCCGCATCCCACAGGTTGCTGATAGTAAATGAAAGATTGTAACGGCCATTGTCTATCGAATACACCAGCTCCACATTCTGCGTAAGCTGCTCCGGTATCACATTTTTACTTTCACGGCTTCCCTGGCTTGGCCAGAACAGGTAGTACTCGTGCACATAGCGCTGGATGGAAGCAATCGAAAAGGCGTCGTCTTTCTGGAAAAGATCCGGTATACGATAGCTCAGGACTACATTACCGAACAGGTACGGAATATTAGGCACCCGGTCACCGTTATAAGGATCTCGCGTACCCCCAACCACCCCCTGCAGCCACTCAGAAGTATTGCGTATATCCTGGTACGTGAAGTTCAGGCCAGCATTAAAGCGCTCATTGTAACGGTA
It contains:
- a CDS encoding DUF4374 domain-containing protein; translated protein: MIFSKYRHYLMMLAAAATLASCGDDDNIDPTDPIDTPDSKFVVAVESPSGSDVLVTKDTVMTGTVSPIGQGEEQIGWRYFFNAGDVVLSSGTSSGEPSCIGYELENGQLSERGRFVFTTDIYNYGLVDNSTVLGIGVPRAGFEPRVLNVINTESMSITESKNILIDERRADSLVAWPTALKVRGDKLFIPYYLLHTRGDFSTPNSDSARIAVYSYPGLEFEKHIADPRTSDIGIYSSFTGLVEDENGDLYSFSSSSLASGYAPVPSKPSGILRINAGETEFDENYFFNFEQASGGYKINDMVYAGNGKAVVRMVVEDNVLWGTYAPNTENPMCRTAVVDLEAMTVTEVQEIPLHGGSWGMAHLVHDGHVYLNISNASGANIYIVDPETATAQKGATIEGNYAKGIFHLEENE